A DNA window from Xanthomonas campestris pv. campestris str. ATCC 33913 contains the following coding sequences:
- a CDS encoding endo-1,4-beta-xylanase, with translation MSTHACALLLMLTAGLAPAAQAAPLAAGASKFLGSAYGPQQAPGFTQYWNKLTPENAGKWGSVEAVRDQMDWSGLDTAYNFAKANGMPFQMHVLVWGNQQPEWIKHLPPAEQRREIEQWFAAVAQRYPDIDLLEVVNEPLNDPPSKDDNGGGNYLQALGGNGASGWEWVLQSFRLARQQFPRARLMINDYSITNSPQATQRYLQIVQLLQREQLVDAIGVQEHAFETTPNVAMSVHRANLDTLASTGLPIYITEFDLDGPSDAQQVASYQRVFPVFWEHPAVAGITLWGYRPGLWRDKEAACLIRADGSERPALAWLRDYVAQHPGVRAP, from the coding sequence ATGTCCACGCATGCATGCGCACTGTTGTTGATGCTCACCGCTGGCCTGGCGCCAGCCGCGCAGGCCGCGCCGCTGGCGGCGGGTGCGTCCAAGTTCCTGGGCAGTGCCTACGGCCCGCAGCAGGCGCCGGGGTTTACCCAGTACTGGAACAAGCTCACGCCGGAAAACGCCGGCAAGTGGGGCAGTGTGGAGGCGGTGCGCGACCAGATGGACTGGAGCGGCCTGGATACCGCCTACAACTTCGCCAAGGCCAACGGCATGCCGTTCCAGATGCACGTGCTGGTGTGGGGCAACCAGCAGCCGGAATGGATCAAGCACCTGCCGCCGGCCGAGCAGCGCCGCGAGATCGAGCAATGGTTTGCCGCGGTGGCGCAGCGCTACCCGGATATCGACCTGCTGGAAGTGGTCAACGAGCCGCTGAACGACCCGCCCAGCAAGGACGATAACGGCGGCGGCAATTATCTGCAGGCGCTCGGCGGCAACGGTGCCAGCGGCTGGGAGTGGGTGCTGCAATCGTTCCGGCTGGCGCGCCAGCAGTTTCCGCGTGCACGGTTGATGATCAACGACTACAGCATCACCAATAGCCCGCAGGCCACGCAGCGTTATCTGCAGATCGTGCAGCTGTTGCAGCGCGAGCAGCTGGTGGATGCGATCGGCGTGCAGGAACACGCGTTCGAAACCACACCCAACGTGGCGATGTCGGTGCACCGCGCCAATCTCGACACGCTGGCCAGCACCGGCCTGCCGATCTACATCACCGAATTCGATCTGGATGGCCCAAGCGATGCGCAGCAGGTGGCCAGCTACCAGCGTGTGTTTCCGGTGTTCTGGGAGCACCCGGCGGTGGCCGGCATCACGCTGTGGGGCTATCGCCCTGGCTTGTGGCGCGACAAGGAAGCGGCTTGTCTCATCCGCGCCGATGGCAGCGAGCGGCCGGCGCTGGCCTGGTTGCGCGACTACGTGGCCCAGCATCCTGGCGTGCGTGCGCCGTGA
- a CDS encoding endo-1,4-beta-xylanase yields the protein MLLGLLGMAVSPIASAACAPGTTALKDAYAGGFLIGTAVNTDIVSGKDAASAALVGCHFNAVTAENVMKAEVVAPQPGVFDFTAADAFVADRQRRGMFIVGHTLVWHNQTPEWFFVDANGKPNTSQAQLERMRAHIARVAGRYVGKVQAWDVVNEIIDEDGSYRSTNWVQRVGDGDTVVRNAFAFAQRYAPDAQLYYNDFNAWRPAKRDGIVRMVKMLQQAGIRIDGVGMQGHWGLNYPSVQDIEAAIDAYAALGVKVMITELDIDVLPVTKEGQVIGTGFAHKQFQLPEFKHFLDPYPDGLPPQVQTQLRDRYAELFALFWRKRDKLARVSVWGVSDGMSWKNDYPVPGRTNYPLLFDRNHQPKPALDAVLAVPAGASGKQAEG from the coding sequence ATGTTGCTGGGCTTGCTCGGCATGGCCGTCTCGCCCATCGCCTCGGCGGCCTGCGCACCGGGCACCACGGCGCTCAAGGACGCGTATGCAGGCGGCTTTCTGATCGGCACCGCGGTCAATACGGACATCGTCTCTGGCAAGGATGCGGCCTCCGCAGCGCTGGTTGGCTGCCACTTCAACGCGGTGACCGCCGAGAACGTGATGAAGGCCGAGGTGGTGGCGCCGCAGCCGGGCGTGTTCGATTTCACCGCGGCCGATGCCTTTGTCGCCGACAGGCAGCGGCGTGGCATGTTCATCGTTGGCCATACGTTGGTCTGGCATAACCAGACGCCGGAGTGGTTCTTTGTCGATGCAAACGGCAAACCGAATACGTCGCAGGCCCAACTGGAACGCATGCGCGCGCACATCGCGCGCGTGGCCGGCCGCTACGTGGGCAAGGTGCAGGCCTGGGACGTGGTCAACGAGATCATCGACGAGGACGGCAGCTACCGCTCCACCAACTGGGTGCAGCGCGTCGGCGATGGCGACACCGTGGTGCGCAATGCGTTCGCCTTCGCGCAGCGCTATGCGCCCGACGCACAGCTCTACTACAACGACTTCAACGCCTGGCGGCCGGCCAAGCGCGATGGCATCGTGCGCATGGTCAAGATGCTGCAGCAGGCCGGCATCCGCATCGACGGCGTGGGCATGCAAGGGCATTGGGGCCTGAACTACCCGAGCGTGCAGGACATCGAAGCCGCCATCGATGCTTACGCTGCGCTCGGGGTCAAGGTCATGATCACCGAGCTGGACATCGACGTGCTGCCGGTCACCAAGGAAGGCCAGGTGATCGGCACCGGCTTTGCGCACAAGCAGTTCCAGTTACCCGAATTCAAGCACTTCCTCGACCCGTACCCGGATGGCCTGCCACCACAGGTGCAGACGCAGCTACGTGACCGCTATGCGGAACTGTTCGCGCTGTTCTGGCGCAAGCGCGACAAGCTGGCGCGCGTCAGCGTCTGGGGCGTCAGCGATGGCATGTCCTGGAAGAACGACTACCCCGTGCCCGGCCGCACCAACTACCCGCTGCTGTTCGACCGCAACCACCAGCCCAAGCCGGCCCTGGATGCGGTGCTGGCGGTGCCGGCAGGCGCTAGCGGAAAGCAAGCGGAGGGCTGA
- the uxaC gene encoding glucuronate isomerase: MPTPLILHDDRLLPADPATRAIARRLYAQTAALPIISPHGHTDPAWFATDAPFANATELLLVPDHYVFRMLYSQGIDLDQLGIPHADGSRAPVDPREAWRVFASQFALLRGTPSALWLNHVFHQVFDLRIRLDAGSADHYYDHITAALQTPAFRPRALFERFNIEVIATTESPLDTLEHHATIRDSGWTGRVLTAYRPDAVVDPEHEQFASALQQFAALTGEDVMQWPGYLCAHRQRRAFFAAAGATSTDHGHPSAATADLSPAEAQRLFDTVVRGQATPAQAELFRAQVLTEMAAMSVDDGLVMQLHPGCFRNHNRQLFERYGRDKGADIPMRTDYVHALKPLLDRFGNDPRFRLIVFTLDETSYSRELAPLAGHYPALLLGPAWWFHDAPEGMWRFREQTLASAGFYNTVGFNDDTRAFLSIPARHDVARRVDSAFLAKLVAEHRLDEDEAMEVAIDLAYRLPKQAYKL, from the coding sequence ATGCCCACACCCTTGATCCTGCACGACGACCGCCTGCTGCCGGCAGACCCCGCCACGCGTGCCATCGCGCGCCGCCTGTATGCGCAGACCGCGGCGTTGCCGATCATCAGCCCGCACGGCCATACCGACCCGGCCTGGTTTGCCACAGATGCCCCGTTCGCCAACGCGACCGAGCTGCTGCTGGTGCCCGATCACTACGTGTTCCGCATGCTGTACAGCCAGGGCATCGACCTGGATCAACTCGGCATTCCGCATGCCGATGGATCGCGTGCGCCGGTGGACCCGCGTGAGGCCTGGCGCGTGTTCGCCAGCCAGTTCGCGCTGTTGCGTGGCACGCCCTCGGCGTTGTGGCTCAACCACGTCTTCCATCAGGTGTTCGATCTGCGCATCCGCCTGGATGCCGGCAGCGCCGACCACTACTACGACCACATCACCGCCGCGCTGCAGACGCCGGCGTTCCGGCCGCGCGCGCTGTTCGAGCGCTTCAACATCGAGGTGATCGCCACCACCGAGTCACCGCTGGACACACTGGAGCACCACGCCACCATTCGCGACAGCGGTTGGACCGGGCGCGTGCTCACCGCCTACCGCCCGGATGCGGTGGTGGACCCGGAGCATGAGCAATTCGCCAGCGCGCTGCAGCAGTTCGCCGCGCTGACCGGCGAGGATGTCATGCAGTGGCCGGGCTATCTGTGTGCGCATCGGCAGCGCCGCGCGTTCTTCGCTGCGGCCGGTGCCACCTCCACCGATCACGGCCATCCCAGTGCGGCCACCGCAGACCTGTCGCCCGCCGAGGCACAGCGCCTGTTCGACACGGTGGTGCGTGGCCAGGCCACGCCGGCGCAGGCCGAGTTGTTCCGCGCGCAGGTGCTCACCGAAATGGCGGCGATGAGCGTAGACGACGGTCTGGTGATGCAGCTGCATCCGGGCTGTTTCCGCAATCACAATCGGCAGTTGTTTGAGCGGTACGGGCGCGACAAGGGCGCCGACATCCCGATGCGCACCGACTACGTGCATGCGCTCAAGCCGCTGCTGGACCGGTTCGGCAACGACCCGCGCTTTCGCCTGATCGTGTTCACGCTGGACGAAACCAGCTACAGCCGCGAACTGGCGCCGCTGGCCGGGCATTACCCGGCGCTGCTGCTGGGCCCGGCGTGGTGGTTCCACGATGCGCCGGAAGGCATGTGGCGGTTCCGCGAGCAGACGCTGGCCAGTGCCGGCTTCTACAACACGGTGGGCTTCAACGACGACACCCGCGCATTTCTGTCCATTCCCGCACGCCACGATGTGGCGCGGCGCGTGGACAGTGCATTCCTTGCGAAGCTGGTGGCCGAGCATCGGCTGGACGAAGACGAGGCCATGGAGGTCGCGATCGATCTGGCGTACCGCCTGCCCAAGCAGGCCTATAAATTGTGA
- a CDS encoding MFS transporter, whose amino-acid sequence MVALSPVAQCHPRAGAVVDESNRRTYGHRATFTALPHCAQGQRVQGIGMLPLRAAAAVHVVSELPVNAAATGPLARLGRMRWRVCALLLAATTINYVDRQVLGVLAPFLQTQIGWNEIQYGYIVTAFQAAYALGLLCSGAVIDRFGTRAGYALAIGIWSLAAMGHALATTVVGFAIARFFLGLGESGNFPAAIKTVAEWFPRRERALATGIFNSGSNIGAIVAPLLVPVIATAWGWQAAFLFTGVLSATWLVVWWCSYHPPEQQPGLTAAELAHIRSDAHEPVQRRLSWLQVMRHRQAWAFVLGKFITDPIWWFFLFWLPKFLHAEYGLSLLQLGAPLIVIFVLADIGSIAGGWVAGRFIARGWSVNRARKTAMLICALSVVPIVFAASADNLWVAVGLIGLATAAHQGWSANLFTLPSDMFPRHAVATVVGIGGFAGAVGGMLIATFIGFLLQATGSYVPVFLMAGSAYLLALAIVHHLVPRLEPAQLPADAPAPPATHP is encoded by the coding sequence ATGGTAGCGCTATCACCCGTGGCGCAATGCCACCCTCGTGCAGGTGCAGTGGTCGATGAATCGAACCGAAGAACATACGGCCACCGCGCCACGTTCACCGCGTTGCCGCATTGCGCACAGGGGCAACGCGTACAAGGCATTGGCATGTTGCCGTTGCGCGCTGCCGCCGCGGTGCACGTTGTGAGCGAGTTGCCGGTGAACGCAGCAGCGACCGGGCCGCTGGCGCGGCTGGGCCGGATGCGCTGGCGTGTGTGCGCGCTGTTGCTGGCGGCCACCACCATCAATTATGTCGACCGCCAGGTACTGGGCGTGCTGGCGCCGTTTTTGCAGACGCAGATCGGCTGGAACGAAATCCAGTACGGCTACATTGTCACCGCCTTCCAGGCCGCGTATGCGCTTGGCTTGCTGTGCAGCGGCGCGGTGATCGACCGCTTCGGCACGCGCGCAGGCTATGCCTTGGCCATCGGCATCTGGAGCCTGGCCGCGATGGGGCATGCGCTGGCCACCACCGTGGTGGGCTTTGCGATTGCGCGGTTTTTCCTGGGGCTGGGCGAATCGGGCAATTTCCCGGCGGCGATCAAGACCGTGGCCGAATGGTTCCCGCGCCGCGAGCGTGCGCTGGCCACCGGCATCTTCAATTCCGGCTCCAACATCGGCGCCATTGTCGCGCCCTTGCTGGTGCCGGTGATCGCCACCGCCTGGGGCTGGCAGGCCGCGTTCTTGTTCACCGGTGTGCTCAGTGCCACCTGGCTGGTGGTGTGGTGGTGCAGCTACCACCCACCCGAGCAGCAGCCGGGGCTGACGGCGGCCGAGCTTGCGCATATCCGCAGCGATGCGCACGAGCCGGTGCAGCGCCGGTTGTCGTGGCTGCAGGTGATGCGCCACCGGCAGGCCTGGGCATTTGTGCTGGGCAAGTTCATCACCGACCCGATCTGGTGGTTCTTCTTGTTTTGGCTGCCCAAATTCCTGCACGCCGAATACGGCCTGAGCCTGCTGCAACTGGGCGCGCCGTTGATCGTGATCTTCGTGCTGGCCGATATCGGCAGCATCGCCGGCGGCTGGGTGGCCGGGCGCTTCATTGCGCGGGGCTGGAGCGTCAACCGCGCGCGCAAGACCGCGATGCTGATCTGCGCGTTGTCGGTGGTGCCCATCGTGTTTGCCGCGAGTGCCGACAATCTCTGGGTGGCAGTCGGTTTGATCGGCCTGGCCACTGCCGCGCATCAGGGTTGGTCTGCCAATTTGTTTACCCTGCCGTCGGACATGTTTCCGCGCCACGCGGTGGCCACCGTGGTGGGCATCGGCGGCTTTGCCGGCGCGGTGGGCGGCATGTTGATCGCCACCTTCATCGGGTTTTTGCTGCAAGCCACCGGCAGCTACGTGCCGGTGTTCCTGATGGCGGGCTCGGCCTACCTGCTGGCGCTGGCCATCGTGCACCATCTGGTGCCGCGGCTGGAGCCGGCGCAGCTGCCCGCCGATGCACCCGCACCTCCCGCCACGCACCCCTGA
- the galB gene encoding beta-galactosidase GalB: protein MTPAVMQQQATTAAQRVSERGVGVAMTGAMRLRVVLYRLCRRARDGRPGTTQQPLQRSLRAGCMALICLCTTAGVVTAAEPTNAPRERISLNADWRFRRGDPPGNTVRLEYDVRPEVVRSEDGKVADARPEQAQRIDADARNVLKPWILPTANSLIADPTQRHVRPPGHPGSAVAYVQPMFDDSAWQRVDLPHDWAIAGPFLADGPHGGMGRLPSWGVGWYRKALQIPASDRGRSLFLDLDGAMSYATVWLNGKLVGGWPYGYTSWRVDLTPYVVPGGHNQLTIRLDNPPDSARWYPGGGLYRNVWLTKTGPLRVAQWGTQLSTPQVSAERAQVQLAVQLDNAGAAPVQAQVSTALYALDDASGLRRGPAVAQIAAVQVQVAAGGNARVQGSTQIEAPRRWGPPPTQQPHRYVAVTEVSQGGRVVDRVETPFGVRSVVFDPDKGLVINGEHVPIRGVNNHHDLGALGAAFNVRAAERQLQLLQHMGANAIRMSHNPPAPELLELTDRMGLLVVDEVFDSWEMKKTPLDFHLIFPQWHEPDLRAMLRRDRNHPSIILWSVGNEVGEQYTGEAGAAIARRLHAIVYAEDPTRPATAAMNYASPEMPLPAALDVISLNYQGEGIRDTPEFEGTERIRKPPQYPAFHAKFPRKAILSSETASALSSRGVYLFPVSAQSSAPVRDGRGGDSVAHQVSAYELHAVDFGSSADKVFAALDRHPFVAGEFVWTGFDYLGEPTPYYSSRSSYSGILDLAGFPKDRYWLYQARWRPELPMAHLLPHWSWPGREGQVTPVHVFTSGDEAELFVNGVSQGRKRKAPLQYRLRWDAVVYQPGELRVQAYKHGRPWASDRVQTAGRATRMQLSADRNQIRGDGKDLSFITVRLLDADGRPAPTAGDRLRFRVEGAGELVATDNGDPTNLEAFVLPERNAFNGLCLVIVRAKPGAQGPITVHVQSDTLQSASVQVLAE, encoded by the coding sequence ATGACACCAGCCGTTATGCAGCAGCAGGCAACCACGGCCGCACAGCGCGTGAGCGAGCGCGGCGTAGGTGTGGCGATGACCGGTGCCATGCGCCTACGCGTTGTGCTGTATCGCCTCTGCAGGCGTGCACGCGATGGGCGCCCAGGCACTACGCAGCAGCCGCTGCAGCGCAGCCTGCGCGCTGGATGCATGGCGCTGATCTGCCTCTGCACTACCGCAGGTGTGGTCACAGCGGCGGAGCCAACCAACGCGCCGCGCGAACGGATCTCGCTCAACGCCGACTGGCGCTTCCGCCGTGGCGACCCGCCTGGCAATACCGTGCGGCTGGAGTACGACGTACGCCCGGAGGTGGTTCGCAGCGAAGACGGCAAGGTGGCCGATGCGCGGCCCGAGCAGGCGCAACGCATCGACGCCGACGCGCGCAACGTGCTCAAACCGTGGATCCTGCCGACTGCCAATAGCCTGATCGCCGACCCCACGCAGCGGCATGTGCGCCCGCCCGGGCACCCGGGCAGTGCGGTGGCCTACGTGCAGCCCATGTTCGACGACAGCGCGTGGCAGCGCGTGGACCTGCCACACGATTGGGCAATTGCAGGGCCGTTCCTGGCCGATGGCCCGCATGGCGGCATGGGGCGATTGCCGAGCTGGGGCGTTGGCTGGTATCGCAAGGCGCTGCAGATTCCGGCCAGCGACCGCGGCCGCTCGCTGTTTCTCGATCTCGATGGCGCGATGTCCTACGCCACCGTCTGGCTCAACGGCAAGCTGGTGGGCGGCTGGCCGTATGGCTACACCAGCTGGCGCGTGGATCTCACGCCGTATGTGGTGCCCGGCGGGCACAACCAGCTCACGATCCGGCTGGACAACCCGCCCGACTCGGCGCGTTGGTATCCCGGCGGTGGCCTGTATCGCAATGTCTGGTTGACCAAGACCGGCCCGCTCCGCGTTGCCCAGTGGGGCACGCAGCTGAGCACGCCGCAGGTGTCGGCCGAGCGGGCGCAGGTGCAGCTGGCGGTGCAGCTGGACAATGCCGGTGCCGCCCCCGTGCAGGCGCAGGTGAGCACCGCGCTGTACGCGCTGGATGACGCCAGCGGCCTGCGCCGTGGCCCGGCGGTGGCGCAGATTGCCGCGGTGCAGGTACAGGTGGCGGCGGGTGGCAATGCACGCGTGCAGGGCAGTACGCAGATCGAGGCGCCACGGCGTTGGGGTCCGCCACCGACACAGCAACCGCATCGCTATGTCGCGGTGACCGAGGTCAGCCAGGGTGGGCGTGTGGTCGATCGTGTCGAAACGCCATTCGGCGTGCGCAGCGTGGTCTTCGACCCGGACAAGGGCTTAGTCATCAACGGCGAACACGTGCCCATCCGCGGGGTCAACAACCATCACGATCTGGGCGCGCTGGGGGCCGCGTTCAACGTGCGCGCCGCCGAGCGGCAGCTGCAGTTACTGCAACACATGGGCGCCAATGCCATCCGCATGAGCCACAACCCGCCCGCGCCGGAATTGCTGGAGCTCACCGACCGCATGGGTCTGCTGGTGGTGGATGAGGTGTTCGACAGCTGGGAAATGAAAAAGACCCCGCTGGATTTCCACCTGATCTTTCCGCAATGGCACGAGCCGGATCTGCGCGCCATGCTGCGCCGCGACCGCAACCATCCCTCCATCATTTTGTGGAGCGTGGGCAACGAAGTGGGCGAGCAATACACCGGCGAAGCGGGCGCCGCGATCGCACGCAGGCTGCACGCCATCGTGTACGCCGAAGACCCTACGCGCCCGGCGACGGCGGCGATGAACTACGCCTCACCCGAGATGCCGCTGCCGGCGGCGCTGGATGTAATCAGCCTCAATTACCAGGGCGAAGGCATCCGCGATACGCCCGAGTTCGAAGGCACCGAGCGTATCCGCAAGCCGCCGCAGTACCCGGCCTTCCATGCCAAATTCCCGCGCAAGGCCATCCTCAGCAGCGAGACGGCCTCGGCGCTGAGCAGCCGCGGCGTGTACCTGTTTCCGGTGAGTGCGCAGAGCAGCGCGCCGGTGCGCGATGGCCGCGGCGGCGATTCGGTGGCTCACCAGGTCAGTGCGTATGAGCTGCACGCGGTGGATTTCGGCTCCAGTGCCGACAAGGTCTTTGCCGCGTTGGATCGGCATCCGTTCGTGGCCGGCGAGTTTGTGTGGACCGGCTTCGACTATCTCGGCGAGCCCACGCCGTACTACAGCTCACGCAGTTCCTATTCCGGCATTCTGGATCTGGCTGGCTTCCCCAAGGACCGCTACTGGCTGTATCAGGCGCGCTGGCGGCCGGAGCTGCCGATGGCGCACCTGCTGCCGCACTGGAGCTGGCCGGGGCGCGAGGGCCAAGTGACGCCGGTGCACGTGTTCACCTCCGGCGACGAGGCCGAGCTCTTCGTCAACGGCGTCTCGCAAGGCCGCAAGCGCAAGGCACCGTTGCAGTACCGGCTGCGCTGGGATGCGGTGGTGTACCAACCGGGAGAGCTGCGCGTGCAGGCTTACAAACATGGCAGGCCGTGGGCCAGCGACCGTGTGCAGACCGCCGGCCGTGCCACGCGCATGCAGCTCAGCGCCGACCGCAACCAGATCCGTGGCGATGGCAAGGACCTGAGTTTCATCACCGTGCGCCTGCTTGATGCCGACGGGCGCCCTGCACCGACTGCAGGTGACCGCTTGCGATTCCGCGTGGAAGGCGCAGGCGAACTGGTCGCCACCGACAACGGTGACCCGACCAACCTGGAGGCCTTCGTCCTGCCCGAGCGCAACGCGTTCAACGGTCTGTGCCTGGTGATCGTGCGCGCCAAACCGGGCGCGCAGGGGCCGATCACCGTGCATGTGCAATCCGACACGCTGCAGTCCGCCAGCGTGCAGGTGCTGGCGGAATGA